The following proteins are encoded in a genomic region of Reichenbachiella sp.:
- a CDS encoding ferritin, with amino-acid sequence MKDLMRQKVAVQDNVMSMLNKQVKLEAQSSAAYLAMAAWCDQHGFDHSAHFFYEQSNEERAHMLKLFHYISDMGGQPLVATIEAPQNDFSSLREVFELALESEINVTESINQIVAACRKANDFATENFMQWFVKEQVEEEFVARRALEFFDMLGDDPASLLLIDERILKIKYTEE; translated from the coding sequence ATGAAAGATCTAATGAGACAAAAAGTAGCTGTTCAGGACAATGTCATGAGCATGCTCAATAAACAAGTGAAGTTGGAAGCACAATCATCAGCAGCTTATTTGGCGATGGCAGCCTGGTGTGATCAGCATGGATTTGACCATAGTGCGCATTTCTTCTATGAGCAAAGCAACGAAGAAAGAGCACACATGTTGAAGTTGTTTCACTACATCAGCGATATGGGAGGCCAGCCATTAGTGGCGACTATTGAGGCACCACAGAATGATTTCAGTTCGTTAAGAGAAGTTTTTGAATTGGCTTTAGAGAGCGAAATCAATGTAACCGAATCAATCAATCAAATTGTGGCAGCCTGCAGAAAAGCAAATGATTTCGCAACAGAGAACTTCATGCAGTGGTTTGTGAAAGAGCAGGTAGAAGAAGAGTTTGTGGCAAGAAGAGCGTTAGAGTTCTTTGATATGCTGGGAGATGATCCTGCTTCTTTATTATTGATTGACGAACGAATTTTGAAAATCAAATACACTGAAGAGTAA